Proteins from one Mycobacterium sp. EPa45 genomic window:
- the serC gene encoding phosphoserine transaminase has translation MADQLVIPDSLKPADGRFGCGPSKVRPEQLQALAASGALFGTSHRQAPVKNLVGRVRDGLRQFFSLPDGYEVILGNGGATAFWDAAAFGLIEKRSLHLTYGEFSSKFASAATANPFIDDPIVVKADAGSAPEPQSDPSVDAIAWAHNETSTGVAVPVRRPEGSENALVLIDATSGAGGLPVDVSDADAYYFAPQKNFASDGGLWLAVVSPAALARIEAIAASGRWVPDFLSLPIAVDNSLKNQTYNTPAIGTLVLMAEQVDWLNGNGGLDWAVKRTADSSQRLYSWAEASSYATPFVTDPALRSQVVGTIDFADEVDAAAVAKVLRANGIVDTEPYRKLGRNQLRIAMFPAIEPDDVSALTQCVDWVVERL, from the coding sequence ATGGCTGATCAGCTCGTGATTCCCGATTCCCTCAAGCCCGCCGACGGTCGATTCGGTTGTGGGCCGTCGAAGGTGCGCCCCGAGCAGCTGCAGGCGCTGGCCGCGTCGGGCGCCTTGTTCGGCACGTCGCACCGGCAGGCGCCGGTGAAGAACCTGGTCGGCCGGGTGCGCGACGGCTTGCGCCAGTTCTTCTCCCTACCCGACGGCTATGAGGTGATTCTGGGCAACGGCGGCGCGACCGCGTTCTGGGACGCCGCCGCGTTCGGTCTGATCGAGAAGCGCTCGCTGCACCTGACCTACGGCGAGTTCTCCTCGAAGTTCGCCTCTGCCGCCACGGCCAACCCGTTCATCGACGACCCGATCGTGGTCAAGGCGGACGCGGGCAGCGCCCCCGAACCGCAGTCCGATCCGTCCGTCGACGCGATCGCCTGGGCGCACAACGAGACCTCGACCGGCGTGGCCGTGCCGGTCCGCCGGCCGGAGGGCTCGGAGAACGCTCTGGTCCTGATCGACGCGACGTCCGGGGCCGGTGGACTGCCTGTCGATGTGAGCGACGCAGACGCCTACTACTTCGCGCCGCAGAAGAATTTCGCCAGTGACGGCGGCCTGTGGCTGGCCGTCGTGTCCCCCGCCGCGCTGGCGCGCATCGAGGCCATCGCCGCATCGGGCCGCTGGGTGCCCGACTTCCTGTCACTGCCGATCGCGGTCGACAACAGCCTCAAGAACCAGACCTACAACACCCCGGCGATCGGCACGCTGGTCCTGATGGCCGAGCAGGTCGACTGGCTCAACGGCAACGGCGGCCTGGACTGGGCGGTCAAACGCACGGCCGACTCGTCGCAGCGGCTGTACTCCTGGGCCGAGGCGTCCTCGTACGCCACGCCCTTCGTCACCGACCCCGCGCTGCGCTCGCAGGTGGTCGGCACCATCGACTTCGCCGACGAAGTCGATGCCGCGGCGGTGGCCAAAGTGCTGCGGGCCAACGGCATCGTCGACACCGAACCGTACCGCAAGCTGGGCCGCAACCAGCTGCGCATCGCGATGTTCCCGGCGATCGAGCCCGACGACGTGTCCGCGCTGACGCAGTGTGTCGACTGGGTTGTCGAACGTCTCTGA
- a CDS encoding DUF2537 domain-containing protein, with product MSEESTPWGTGLTVAAFVAAVTGTAIVVLSLGMIRVHPLVAVVLNLIAVGGLAPTLWGWRRTPVRRWFVLGAGIGVAGGWITLLAMVASQ from the coding sequence ATGTCAGAAGAGTCGACACCCTGGGGAACCGGTCTGACGGTGGCGGCCTTCGTCGCCGCGGTCACCGGCACCGCGATCGTCGTGCTGAGCCTCGGCATGATCCGGGTGCATCCACTGGTCGCGGTCGTGCTGAACCTGATCGCGGTCGGCGGCCTGGCGCCCACGCTGTGGGGCTGGCGGCGCACCCCGGTACGACGCTGGTTCGTGCTGGGTGCCGGCATCGGCGTCGCAGGCGGGTGGATCACCCTGTTGGCGATGGTCGCCAGTCAGTAG
- a CDS encoding SRPBCC family protein has protein sequence MAAPLLQAEIEINAPVAKVWTLIANLDNMPKWSPQCRLMKPLGQVKPGTRTFNLNRRNNLFWPTTSTITELIPERKLAFRVNANNTVWSYELEPTTTGTKVVETRHAENGVKAVSTMTVNAVLGGVPNFEKELVDGMNTSLARIKAAAEG, from the coding sequence ATGGCAGCGCCGCTGTTGCAGGCAGAGATCGAAATCAACGCTCCGGTCGCGAAGGTGTGGACCCTGATCGCCAACCTCGACAACATGCCCAAGTGGAGCCCGCAGTGCCGGTTGATGAAGCCCCTGGGGCAGGTCAAGCCGGGCACCCGCACGTTCAACCTCAACCGGCGCAACAACCTTTTCTGGCCGACGACGTCGACGATCACCGAGCTCATTCCGGAGCGCAAGCTGGCGTTCCGGGTCAACGCCAACAACACCGTCTGGAGCTATGAACTCGAGCCCACCACGACCGGCACCAAGGTCGTGGAGACCCGCCACGCCGAGAACGGCGTGAAGGCCGTCTCGACAATGACGGTCAATGCGGTGCTGGGCGGGGTGCCCAATTTCGAGAAGGAACTGGTCGACGGGATGAACACCTCGCTGGCGCGCATCAAGGCCGCCGCCGAAGGCTAG
- the sepH gene encoding septation protein SepH yields the protein MRELRVIGLDVDGRHIICEGPDPADKFTLQVDDRLRAAVRGDRSLGQTPRDKEVKGVLRPRDIQARIRAGASVEQVAASSGMDISKVERFAHPVLLERSRAAELAGAAHPILADGPAVTTLQDTVITALVARGHNPEATEWDAWRGEDGRWVVQMSWQAGLSDNVAHFRFSPGAHGGTVSALDDAASELIDPTFERQLRPVAAIAQLEFEEQPPQPTPAPAEEKPAPAAAPAPAPRAKRAKAKPAVPGWEDVLLGVRSSGDR from the coding sequence ATGCGAGAACTCAGGGTGATCGGACTCGATGTCGACGGCAGGCACATCATTTGCGAAGGTCCCGACCCGGCCGACAAGTTCACCCTGCAGGTTGACGACCGACTGCGCGCCGCGGTTCGCGGCGACCGGTCGCTGGGCCAGACCCCGAGGGACAAAGAGGTCAAAGGCGTGTTGCGGCCCAGGGACATTCAGGCGCGCATCCGTGCGGGTGCGTCCGTCGAGCAAGTTGCCGCGTCATCCGGCATGGACATCAGCAAGGTCGAGCGCTTCGCCCACCCGGTGCTCCTGGAGCGCTCGCGGGCGGCCGAACTGGCCGGCGCCGCCCACCCGATCCTGGCCGACGGGCCTGCGGTGACGACACTGCAGGACACCGTCATCACCGCCCTGGTCGCGCGCGGCCACAACCCCGAGGCGACGGAGTGGGACGCGTGGCGCGGCGAAGACGGCCGATGGGTGGTGCAGATGTCCTGGCAAGCCGGGCTGAGTGACAACGTCGCGCACTTCCGCTTCAGCCCCGGGGCACACGGTGGCACGGTCTCCGCACTCGACGACGCCGCCAGCGAGCTGATCGACCCGACCTTCGAACGGCAGCTGCGGCCGGTGGCCGCTATCGCACAGCTCGAGTTCGAGGAGCAGCCGCCGCAACCGACGCCCGCCCCTGCCGAGGAGAAGCCGGCACCCGCAGCGGCTCCCGCGCCCGCCCCGCGGGCCAAGCGCGCCAAGGCCAAGCCCGCCGTCCCCGGCTGGGAGGATGTCCTGCTCGGGGTACGTTCCAGCGGCGACCGCTGA
- a CDS encoding diiron oxygenase, with product MARTKMIRRWRRNMDVQDDIAYVEKLNTLSEGSVRRNFNPYTDIDWDSPEFAVVPNDERWILPATDPIGQHPWYQSQSRERQIEIGMWRQSNVAKVGLHFESILIRGLMEYAFWTPNGSPEYRYCLHEAVEECNHTMMFQEMVNHIGADVPGMPRLLKWVQPAIPLVAGPLPIPFWFGILAGEEPIDHTQKNILREGKTLHPIMERVMAIHVAEEARHISFAHEYLRKRVPHLPRRKRFWLSLYVPVVMRVLCSAIIVPPRAFWKEFDIPRSVRKDIFFSSPQSRQMLRDMFGDVRMLCHDTGLMNPLAKLMWRICRINGAPSRFRSEPARQHVVAA from the coding sequence ATGGCGAGAACCAAGATGATCAGGCGCTGGCGCCGCAACATGGATGTGCAGGACGACATCGCCTACGTCGAGAAGCTGAACACCCTGTCCGAGGGCTCGGTCCGCAGGAACTTCAACCCGTACACCGACATCGACTGGGACTCGCCCGAGTTCGCCGTGGTCCCTAACGACGAGCGCTGGATACTGCCGGCGACCGACCCGATCGGGCAGCACCCCTGGTATCAGTCGCAGTCCAGGGAACGCCAGATCGAGATCGGTATGTGGCGTCAGTCCAACGTCGCCAAGGTCGGGCTGCACTTCGAGTCGATCCTCATCCGGGGCCTGATGGAGTACGCCTTCTGGACGCCCAACGGCTCACCGGAGTACCGGTACTGCCTGCACGAGGCGGTCGAAGAGTGCAACCACACGATGATGTTCCAGGAGATGGTGAACCACATCGGCGCCGACGTGCCCGGCATGCCGCGGCTGCTGAAGTGGGTACAGCCCGCGATTCCGTTGGTGGCGGGGCCGCTGCCGATCCCGTTCTGGTTCGGAATCCTCGCCGGCGAGGAGCCCATCGACCACACGCAGAAAAACATTCTGCGCGAAGGCAAGACGCTGCACCCGATCATGGAGCGGGTGATGGCCATCCACGTCGCCGAGGAGGCCCGGCACATCTCGTTCGCGCACGAGTACCTGCGTAAGCGGGTGCCGCATCTGCCGCGACGCAAGCGGTTCTGGCTCTCGCTCTACGTGCCGGTGGTGATGCGCGTGCTGTGTTCGGCAATCATCGTGCCGCCGAGAGCATTCTGGAAGGAATTCGACATCCCGCGTTCGGTGCGCAAGGACATCTTCTTCTCCTCGCCGCAGTCGCGACAGATGCTGCGCGACATGTTCGGTGATGTCCGGATGCTGTGCCACGACACCGGGTTGATGAATCCGCTGGCGAAGCTGATGTGGCGGATCTGCCGGATCAATGGCGCGCCGAGTCGCTTCCGCAGCGAGCCGGCCCGCCAGCACGTGGTCGCCGCGTAG
- a CDS encoding RNA methyltransferase, which translates to MSDKAFGAVDVVDITDPADPRVDDFRDLNSVDRRPDLPSGKGLVIAEGVLVAQRMIASRFTPHAFLGTERRLAELSDDLSDVPAPFYRATPEVMADVVGFHLNRGVLAVARRPPELTPAEVLDGARTVAVLEGVNDHENLGSIFRNAAGLGVDAVIFGSGCADPLYRRAVRVSMGHALLVPFARSRQWPADLGELRGRGFRLLAMTPDPGAQTLAEAMAGLAGDKVAVLVGAEGPGLTETAMRASDVRVRIPMSRGTDSLNVATAAALAFYERAR; encoded by the coding sequence GTGAGCGACAAGGCTTTTGGCGCGGTAGACGTTGTCGACATCACCGACCCGGCCGATCCCCGCGTCGACGATTTCCGCGATCTGAACAGTGTCGACCGCAGACCGGACCTACCCAGCGGCAAAGGACTGGTGATCGCCGAGGGGGTGCTGGTCGCCCAGCGGATGATCGCCTCGCGGTTCACCCCGCACGCGTTCCTCGGCACCGAACGCCGTCTAGCCGAACTGAGCGACGACCTGAGCGACGTGCCGGCCCCGTTCTATCGCGCCACGCCCGAGGTGATGGCTGACGTGGTCGGCTTTCACCTCAACCGGGGTGTGCTCGCGGTGGCCCGGCGGCCGCCGGAGCTGACGCCGGCCGAGGTACTCGACGGCGCACGGACGGTCGCCGTGCTCGAAGGGGTCAACGACCACGAGAACCTCGGCTCGATCTTCCGCAATGCCGCCGGTCTGGGCGTGGATGCGGTGATCTTCGGCTCCGGCTGCGCCGACCCGCTGTACCGGCGCGCGGTGCGGGTGTCGATGGGTCATGCCCTGCTGGTGCCGTTCGCGCGTTCCCGGCAGTGGCCGGCCGACCTCGGCGAGCTGCGCGGCCGCGGGTTCCGGCTGCTGGCCATGACACCCGATCCGGGCGCGCAGACCCTGGCCGAGGCGATGGCCGGTCTGGCGGGGGACAAGGTTGCGGTGCTGGTCGGCGCGGAGGGTCCTGGCCTGACCGAGACCGCGATGCGGGCCAGCGATGTGCGAGTGCGCATCCCGATGTCACGGGGCACCGATTCGCTGAACGTCGCCACCGCCGCGGCGCTGGCGTTCTACGAGCGGGCGCGGTGA
- a CDS encoding DUF2530 domain-containing protein: MPSDQREPSREPTAEPEPPALPAALLDPRPVVAVGAVLWALATIAAFSVPVLESWRPITIAGLGTGVVGTSIFLWQRMAARRGARGAQTGLEPHGQ; the protein is encoded by the coding sequence ATGCCTTCCGATCAGCGCGAACCGAGCCGCGAGCCGACGGCCGAACCCGAGCCCCCGGCGTTGCCCGCGGCGCTGCTTGACCCGCGGCCGGTGGTCGCCGTCGGCGCCGTGCTGTGGGCACTGGCGACGATCGCGGCGTTCAGCGTTCCCGTGCTGGAGTCGTGGCGTCCGATCACAATCGCCGGTCTGGGCACCGGCGTCGTCGGAACGTCGATCTTCCTGTGGCAACGCATGGCGGCCCGGCGTGGGGCGCGGGGAGCGCAGACCGGCCTCGAGCCGCACGGACAGTAA
- a CDS encoding MarR family winged helix-turn-helix transcriptional regulator translates to MLDADLRLASDLSLAVMRLARQLRFRRPESPITLSQLSALATLAKDGPMTPGALAVRERVRPPSMTRVIASLADLGLVVRTSHPSDGRQVLVAVSDAGAALVESERRASQEWLRNRLATLDSEDRDILLRAADLMTVLVDEDA, encoded by the coding sequence GTGTTGGACGCTGACCTGCGGCTTGCGAGTGATTTGTCGTTGGCCGTCATGCGACTCGCGCGTCAGTTGCGCTTCCGCAGGCCCGAATCGCCGATCACGCTGTCGCAGTTGTCCGCGTTGGCGACCCTGGCCAAGGACGGGCCGATGACGCCCGGGGCGCTGGCCGTCCGGGAGCGGGTCCGGCCGCCGTCGATGACGCGGGTGATCGCATCACTGGCCGACCTGGGTCTGGTGGTGCGCACGTCGCATCCCTCCGACGGTCGTCAGGTCTTGGTGGCGGTGTCCGATGCCGGCGCGGCGCTGGTCGAGAGCGAGCGCCGGGCCAGCCAGGAGTGGCTGCGCAACCGGCTGGCCACCCTGGATAGCGAGGATCGCGACATTCTGTTGCGGGCCGCGGACCTGATGACCGTTCTCGTCGACGAAGACGCGTGA